A stretch of the Rhizobium sullae genome encodes the following:
- a CDS encoding GNAT family N-acetyltransferase encodes MIDFRPLTEADFPILCEWLNSPHMRAHYQKTPTTIEEVQGKYSERLSPSHPTHCHIAFYRGKPFGMLQCYLLRNYPDFASEMGEHDGVAVDLFIGEPRFMGRGLGKAMLRSYVLNVVPSIFPQDCKCFICHAKENKIAIRGSLSAGFLPYRDVIEGGVESLLLSFDRPI; translated from the coding sequence ATGATTGATTTCAGGCCACTGACCGAAGCAGATTTTCCGATATTGTGTGAATGGCTAAATAGCCCTCATATGCGTGCTCACTATCAGAAGACGCCAACAACGATCGAGGAAGTTCAGGGGAAGTATTCTGAGCGCCTGAGCCCAAGCCATCCCACCCATTGCCATATAGCTTTTTATAGAGGGAAGCCTTTTGGAATGTTGCAGTGCTATTTGCTTCGCAACTATCCCGATTTCGCGTCTGAGATGGGCGAGCACGACGGCGTAGCGGTCGACCTATTTATCGGTGAGCCGCGTTTCATGGGGAGGGGCTTGGGGAAGGCTATGCTTCGCTCCTATGTTCTGAACGTGGTTCCTTCCATTTTTCCCCAAGACTGCAAATGCTTCATCTGTCACGCTAAAGAGAACAAAATAGCTATTCGTGGTTCGCTGTCCGCAGGGTTTCTGCCGTATCGAGACGTCATCGAGGGCGGGGTGGAAAGTCTGCTACTTTCATTTGACCGTCCGATTTAG
- a CDS encoding AAA family ATPase, whose product MPVAILIGASGSGKTTIARAVSERFRDNVEVLFFDRIGVPTFEDMVREYGSSEAWQRAKTIEWMKDISSVRHIPATTSCR is encoded by the coding sequence ATGCCTGTCGCTATTTTGATCGGAGCTTCTGGGTCGGGCAAGACCACGATTGCTCGGGCCGTCTCGGAACGCTTTCGAGACAATGTCGAAGTTCTCTTCTTTGACCGGATAGGCGTGCCTACCTTCGAGGACATGGTGAGAGAATATGGGTCGAGTGAGGCGTGGCAGCGGGCCAAGACCATTGAATGGATGAAAGACATATCAAGTGTCCGCCATATTCCCGCAACCACCTCTTGCCGTTGA
- a CDS encoding LacI family DNA-binding transcriptional regulator translates to MVSIVSVAKVAGVSNKTVSRVINGEPYVTEETRERVERAIRDLGYVPNMAARQIRSSRSNTFGIIADYVSTTPYSVDIVRGIQDWANANGKTILMANTGGASEQEIKIWKLFQSHRIDGVLYVTMYHRIVDPETGDVGIPTVMINCRPRTGELLPSIEPDDYQGAQDLTRYLLERGHRKIGYIRLNPILLGAELRLDAFRKTIGDFGLGENDLTIRLGMEGPVGAEKNYVFAAATEMLQQKDRPTAIMSGNDEMAIQVYIAAMALGFRIPEDVSIVGFDDFRTVSQALKPELTTAALPYYNLGLEGAELLNSVVAGTEVCPSRRVVSCKLVERTSVCSL, encoded by the coding sequence ATGGTCAGCATAGTCAGCGTCGCGAAAGTGGCGGGGGTTTCCAACAAAACTGTGTCGCGGGTCATTAACGGCGAACCATATGTGACCGAGGAAACGAGGGAGAGGGTAGAAAGGGCAATTCGAGACCTCGGATATGTGCCTAATATGGCCGCGCGCCAAATACGCTCAAGTCGCTCCAACACATTTGGTATCATCGCTGACTACGTGTCGACGACGCCTTATTCAGTGGATATCGTTCGCGGGATCCAGGATTGGGCTAATGCTAACGGCAAAACCATCCTGATGGCAAACACCGGCGGTGCGTCCGAGCAGGAAATTAAAATTTGGAAACTGTTCCAATCGCATCGCATTGACGGTGTTCTCTACGTAACGATGTACCATCGCATTGTTGATCCCGAAACCGGCGACGTCGGCATCCCCACAGTCATGATCAACTGTCGACCTCGCACGGGCGAGCTGTTGCCGTCGATCGAACCCGATGACTATCAGGGTGCGCAGGACCTGACACGCTATCTGCTTGAAAGGGGCCATCGAAAGATCGGCTACATCCGGCTCAATCCCATTTTGTTGGGCGCGGAACTGCGCCTCGATGCATTCCGCAAAACCATCGGAGATTTTGGCCTTGGGGAGAACGACCTGACTATCCGTCTCGGGATGGAAGGACCGGTAGGAGCAGAGAAGAACTACGTTTTTGCTGCCGCAACCGAGATGCTTCAACAAAAGGATCGACCGACGGCAATCATGAGCGGCAACGACGAAATGGCGATCCAAGTCTACATTGCGGCCATGGCATTGGGTTTCCGTATCCCCGAGGATGTGAGTATCGTCGGCTTTGACGACTTCCGGACCGTTTCCCAGGCGCTGAAGCCGGAGCTGACCACTGCGGCTTTGCCGTATTATAATCTCGGCCTCGAAGGGGCGGAACTGTTGAACAGCGTGGTGGCCGGAACTGAGGTCTGTCCGAGCCGCCGCGTTGTGTCCTGTAAATTGGTCGAGCGAACTTCGGTGTGCTCCTTGTAG
- a CDS encoding ABC transporter substrate-binding protein — protein MKKLLCASALALVFMAATANAETINILVEGGGEMLQKSVAEKFTAETGIKVNFTVVPYQGVFDKFSAEIASGSSAFDVVTIDVVWNAKFADHVEDLSPLFNDEVRADFPPVLLADAKVSDKLIGMPAWANAEIVFYRKDLFDKAEEKEAFQAKFGYPLAPPKTWQQWRDIAKFFTRDTDGDGKTDFWGTHTIGTFSEEWMAHVLQAGSPGVILDKDGQVIIDNEAHKKALEFYIAPHCTDHSVPENVNEIGWGEAQNLFYQGKTAMMKFWGHAYKMTPPDSKISGQVGVAPMLAGDAGIGAIPGPWYNVVPSTSQHKDAAKKFIAFAIANNALGIEAPLGLAATNSAYRSYAGKPGYEHFTPLLETLSAPATQGRPITGKYQEIVDEAVLPAVQQALTCKADIGEVLTEARETIEDILN, from the coding sequence ATGAAAAAATTGCTCTGCGCCAGCGCACTCGCGCTTGTTTTCATGGCCGCCACTGCCAATGCCGAAACCATCAACATTCTGGTGGAAGGTGGCGGCGAAATGTTACAGAAGTCGGTCGCCGAGAAATTTACTGCCGAAACAGGCATCAAGGTGAACTTCACGGTCGTGCCCTATCAAGGCGTCTTTGACAAATTCTCAGCCGAGATTGCTTCCGGTTCGTCCGCGTTCGATGTCGTGACGATCGATGTCGTATGGAATGCGAAGTTTGCAGACCATGTCGAAGACCTCTCTCCTCTTTTCAACGATGAGGTTCGTGCGGATTTTCCGCCTGTCTTGCTTGCCGATGCAAAGGTCAGCGACAAATTGATCGGCATGCCCGCATGGGCGAATGCAGAGATCGTCTTCTATCGAAAGGATCTCTTCGACAAGGCGGAGGAAAAGGAGGCTTTTCAGGCAAAGTTTGGCTATCCTCTCGCGCCGCCCAAAACCTGGCAGCAATGGCGCGACATTGCGAAATTTTTCACGCGCGACACTGACGGCGATGGAAAGACTGATTTCTGGGGCACCCATACCATCGGCACCTTTTCAGAGGAATGGATGGCGCATGTCCTGCAGGCGGGTTCGCCCGGGGTGATCCTCGACAAGGATGGACAGGTTATAATCGACAATGAAGCGCACAAGAAGGCGCTCGAGTTCTACATCGCGCCGCACTGCACCGATCATTCCGTCCCTGAAAACGTCAATGAAATCGGCTGGGGCGAAGCCCAGAACCTCTTCTACCAGGGCAAGACCGCGATGATGAAATTCTGGGGCCACGCATACAAGATGACGCCCCCGGACTCCAAGATCAGCGGTCAGGTCGGCGTTGCACCGATGCTGGCTGGCGATGCTGGAATCGGGGCCATTCCCGGTCCATGGTACAACGTCGTCCCATCGACCTCCCAGCACAAGGACGCCGCCAAAAAATTCATCGCGTTTGCGATCGCTAATAACGCGCTGGGCATCGAGGCGCCGCTCGGCCTCGCCGCGACGAATTCCGCTTATCGCAGCTATGCCGGCAAGCCCGGCTATGAGCATTTCACGCCGCTTCTCGAGACGCTGAGCGCTCCGGCGACGCAAGGTCGACCGATAACAGGGAAATATCAGGAAATAGTCGACGAAGCGGTGCTGCCCGCCGTCCAGCAGGCGCTTACCTGTAAGGCGGATATCGGTGAAGTCCTGACGGAAGCCAGGGAAACGATTGAGGACATTCTCAACTAG
- a CDS encoding carbohydrate ABC transporter permease, translating to MSGEDRFVLCMLAPAVAILGVLVAYPVGLLVLDSFFKVDTITPHLREWVGLQNYVDALTSKRVAESALRTVQYSVFALFFEFTFGFCAALLFSALAGQSRWHRTIFALPLMVPPIVAGLLWRFLLVGNIGILNYGLVRLGLISDPEAIAWLSSKDIVIYSVSFADIWLTTSFVALVSFAGLTNIPKDLLEAARIDGANALKRFWHVTLPLMRPVIAVVVIVRGVDAAKTFDLIWIQTQGGPSHASEVFSMNIYQRMVRFGDLGEASASGTLFLIVMMLLAAVAYWKIWRPVHA from the coding sequence ATGTCGGGTGAAGACCGATTTGTACTTTGCATGCTCGCGCCTGCAGTCGCCATCCTCGGCGTGCTGGTCGCTTACCCGGTGGGGCTCCTGGTACTCGACTCCTTTTTCAAGGTCGATACGATCACGCCCCATCTACGCGAATGGGTCGGCCTGCAGAACTATGTCGATGCCCTGACGTCGAAACGTGTTGCGGAAAGCGCTCTGCGGACCGTTCAGTATTCGGTCTTCGCGCTCTTTTTCGAGTTCACGTTCGGCTTCTGTGCGGCTCTGCTTTTTTCGGCGCTTGCCGGCCAATCGCGGTGGCATCGCACGATCTTCGCTCTGCCGCTGATGGTTCCTCCCATCGTCGCGGGTCTACTCTGGCGATTTCTGCTCGTCGGCAATATCGGCATCCTGAACTACGGGCTCGTCCGTCTGGGTCTCATAAGCGATCCGGAAGCGATCGCATGGTTGTCCAGCAAAGATATCGTCATCTATTCTGTTTCCTTTGCCGACATCTGGCTGACGACTTCCTTTGTCGCCCTTGTGTCCTTTGCCGGGCTGACGAACATCCCGAAAGACCTGCTGGAGGCAGCGCGGATCGACGGGGCGAATGCGCTCAAGCGCTTTTGGCATGTCACCCTTCCCCTCATGCGGCCGGTGATCGCCGTCGTGGTGATCGTGCGGGGCGTGGATGCTGCAAAGACATTCGACCTGATCTGGATACAGACGCAGGGTGGTCCCAGTCACGCTTCTGAAGTGTTCTCGATGAACATCTACCAGCGCATGGTTCGGTTCGGCGATCTCGGCGAGGCTTCCGCGTCCGGAACATTGTTTCTCATCGTCATGATGCTCTTGGCGGCAGTCGCCTATTGGAAGATATGGAGGCCGGTACATGCGTAG
- a CDS encoding carbohydrate ABC transporter permease codes for MRRAPRLNLSGILINAAALVLVLSYALPYIYLLMTSIKPAADVQQIPPSFFPAVVSFENFREVLQSSTLPRAFVNSLTVAVLTTALSLSVAVPAAYVATQYRRRITTIFLLFALVTRMVPSVALGVPLFQLLKSVGLLDTIPGLVLAHTSAAVPLALLLMSAFFEGIPKELEEAARMDGCTRFQAFRKIVLPVMKGGIAVTALFTFITSWNEFLYALLLTSEATKTAPIVIAEYNSVYGLAWGAMTAAAVLYSLPVIIVTLALQKQIVGGLTFGAVKG; via the coding sequence ATGCGTAGAGCTCCCCGCCTCAATCTCAGCGGAATCCTGATCAACGCGGCAGCCCTCGTGTTGGTGCTATCCTACGCGCTGCCTTACATCTATCTGCTCATGACCTCCATCAAGCCGGCGGCTGATGTCCAGCAGATCCCGCCAAGCTTCTTTCCCGCCGTTGTCTCGTTCGAGAATTTCCGCGAAGTGCTGCAATCCTCCACTTTGCCGAGAGCCTTCGTGAATTCCCTCACCGTCGCGGTGCTGACGACTGCTCTCTCGCTTTCGGTGGCCGTGCCTGCCGCTTACGTGGCTACGCAGTACCGGCGCCGGATCACCACCATTTTCCTGCTCTTTGCCCTGGTGACGCGCATGGTGCCGTCGGTGGCGCTCGGAGTGCCGCTGTTCCAGCTTTTGAAATCTGTGGGTCTGCTCGATACCATTCCAGGCCTGGTGCTCGCTCACACGTCGGCCGCGGTACCACTGGCACTGCTCCTCATGTCTGCGTTCTTCGAGGGCATACCGAAGGAGCTCGAAGAAGCGGCGCGCATGGATGGCTGCACACGATTCCAGGCGTTTCGAAAGATCGTGCTTCCGGTCATGAAAGGGGGGATAGCGGTCACCGCGCTCTTTACCTTCATCACAAGCTGGAACGAGTTCCTCTACGCGCTGCTGCTCACGTCCGAGGCGACCAAAACGGCGCCGATCGTCATCGCCGAATACAATTCGGTCTACGGGCTTGCCTGGGGGGCGATGACAGCTGCAGCCGTGCTCTACTCGCTTCCGGTCATCATCGTAACGCTCGCACTTCAGAAACAGATCGTCGGCGGCCTGACTTTCGGCGCTGTAAAGGGATGA
- a CDS encoding ABC transporter ATP-binding protein encodes MAGIELRNINKIYGNRFHALQDLSFDIRDGEFMVFVGPSGCGKSTALRMIAGLESISSGELRIGDRLVNDVDPKDRDIAMVFQSYALYPHKTVRENIAFPLLMAGLSKTEIASRIDEAARILELTTLLDRRPALLSGGQRQRVAMGRAIVRKPAAFLMDEPLSNLDAKLRVQMRAEIASLQRKLNVTTIYVTHDQVEAMTMGDRVAVMKGGVLQQVDTPQNLYNRPDNVFVAAFIGSPSMNLYEAVLNGRTLTLGSNRLEIPDRVFEDRPSLNGASHRQVIVGIRPEHMNDAAIRPSSAEISAPVTLVEALGSESMVHLNIDATRVDAGDPDAVVDIGNEKAAVARFSPKSTVRAGGIARIAVDAEELHFFEPDIRTSIW; translated from the coding sequence ATGGCCGGCATAGAGTTGCGCAATATCAATAAGATCTACGGAAACCGCTTTCACGCGCTCCAGGATCTGAGTTTCGATATCCGTGATGGCGAGTTCATGGTTTTCGTCGGTCCGTCCGGATGCGGGAAATCGACAGCACTTCGGATGATTGCCGGCCTGGAGAGCATTTCCAGTGGCGAACTCAGGATCGGTGACAGGTTAGTCAACGATGTCGATCCCAAGGATCGCGACATTGCCATGGTCTTCCAGTCCTACGCGCTCTACCCGCACAAGACAGTGCGGGAGAACATCGCCTTTCCCTTGCTGATGGCAGGCCTGTCGAAGACCGAGATTGCCAGCCGCATAGACGAAGCCGCACGCATCCTCGAACTGACGACTTTGCTCGACCGCAGGCCGGCACTCCTTTCAGGAGGCCAGCGTCAGCGTGTCGCCATGGGACGGGCGATCGTCCGCAAACCAGCGGCCTTCCTGATGGATGAACCGTTGTCGAACCTCGATGCCAAGCTGCGCGTGCAGATGCGCGCCGAGATCGCCAGTCTCCAGAGAAAACTGAATGTCACGACGATTTACGTGACCCACGACCAGGTCGAGGCGATGACGATGGGTGACCGCGTCGCTGTCATGAAAGGCGGCGTGTTGCAGCAAGTCGACACACCACAAAACCTGTACAATCGACCTGACAATGTCTTTGTCGCCGCCTTTATCGGATCGCCCTCGATGAATTTGTACGAGGCCGTTCTGAATGGAAGGACGCTGACACTGGGCAGCAACAGGTTGGAAATCCCCGACCGGGTTTTCGAAGACCGCCCCTCGCTCAACGGTGCGTCTCACCGTCAGGTGATTGTGGGCATCCGGCCCGAGCACATGAACGACGCCGCAATCCGGCCTTCTTCGGCCGAGATCTCGGCCCCGGTTACTCTTGTTGAGGCGCTAGGTTCTGAATCCATGGTGCATCTGAATATCGACGCAACCCGGGTGGATGCCGGCGACCCGGACGCCGTCGTCGACATCGGCAACGAAAAGGCTGCTGTAGCCCGCTTTTCTCCGAAGAGCACAGTCCGCGCAGGTGGCATCGCGCGCATCGCTGTCGATGCCGAAGAACTTCACTTCTTTGAACCGGACATCCGCACCAGCATCTGGTGA